One stretch of Eupeodes corollae chromosome 2, idEupCoro1.1, whole genome shotgun sequence DNA includes these proteins:
- the LOC129947698 gene encoding beta-chimaerin-like — MSFNQKFPETSSSMVWKPELYKIQLEAPTPKPLLRTRDPQSTPHFYGHEYHGLMGHQEVEKLLANSCDGTYLIRKSPKAEDYYTLSVRFNNKTKHYKVYHKPGKGHYLQETSKSYDTIDDLVADGLVNFYMALHAAPIIQGMMQQTKHCYNNSPYMTLNRRKLRALSNDIRNSMKEKVSAEAISEKVAFEADVLPVVYEKSHKFKIHTFKGLNWCEFCANFLWGFTAQGVKCEDCGFMAHNKCSELVPAKCVPDLKRIRGVFGTDLTTLVTAHVCTIPFVIRRCVEEVECRGMLQEGIYRVSGFADEIEALKLALDRDGEKTDMSEMAYGNINVIAGTLKLYLRLLPVPLITYRSYPAFMRSARIVDLLEQIQMMKEAVKELPPAHYNCLKFMAEHLKRVASHYAVNKMNEHNLATVFAPTLIATPQHMTNLSEEIFMLSALITHCQAIFI, encoded by the exons ATGTCTTTCAACCAAAAGTTTCCAGAAACGAGCTCTTCCATGGTTTGGAAGCCAGAGC tttacaaaattcaactCGAAGCTCCCACTCCAAAACCTCTGCTGAGAACACGGGACCCACAAAGCACTCCCCATTTCTATGGTCATGAATATCATGGATTAATGGGACACCAGGAAGTTGAAAAGCTATTAGCAAACAGCTGCGATGGAACTTATCTAATAAGAAAAAGCCCCAAAGCAGAAGATTACTATACTCTCAGTGTGAGATTTAACAATAAGACAAAACACTATAAGGTTTACCATAAGCCTGGAAAGGGTCATTATCTGCAAGAAACTTCCAAAAGTTATGACACCATAGACGACCTGGTCGCCGATGGCTTAGTGAATTTTTACATGGCGTTGCATGCAGCTCCAATAATCCAGGGCATGATGCAACAGACCAAGCACTGCTATAACAATAGTCCTTATATGACATTGAATCGTAGGAAACTGAGGGCACTCTCGAACGACATTCGAAATTCCATGAAAGAGAAAGTGTCCGCAGAGGCGATATCGGAAAAAGTAGCTTTCGAAGCGGATGTGTTGCcagttgtttatgaaaaaagtcACAAATTCAAGATTCACACTTTTAAGGGTCTTAATTGGTGCGAGTTTTGTGCGAATTTCCTTTGGGGATTCACTGCGCAGGGCGTCAAATGTGAAGATTGTGGATTTATGGCTCATAACAAATGCTCTGAGCTTGTACCCGCTAAGTGTGTCCCCGATCTGAAGAGGATCAGGGGTGTCTTTGGGACAGATTTGACAACTTTGGTAACGGCACATGTGTGCACGATTCCCTTTGTTATACGGAGATGTGTTGAAGAAGTCGAATGTCGAGGTATGTTGCAAGAAGGAATTTACCGAGTTTCGGGATTTGCAGATGAAATCGAAGCCCTTAAATTGGCTCTAGATCGCGATGGGGAGAAAACTGATATGTCAGAGATGGCGTACGGAAACATAAATGTTATCGCTGGGACACTTAAGTTGTACTTGAGATTACTGCCGGTGCCATTGATAACATACCGGTCGTATCCTGCTTTTATGAGGTCAGCACGAATCGTTGATTTATTGGAACAGATACAAATGATGAAAGAGGCTGTCAAGGAACTTCCACCGGCCCATTACAATTGCTTAAAGTTCATGGCTGAGCATTTAAAAAG agttgcTTCTCATTATGCTGTCAACAAAATGAACGAGCACAATCTTGCAACAGTTTTTGCACCGACATTAATTGCTACTCCACAACACATGACCAATTTATCGGAGGAGATATTTATGCTCTCCGCATTGATAACCCACTGCCaggcaatttttatttaa